The DNA sequence CGATTGACTCTGGTGTTAATCTGTTAGCAACAGGTGAAGTCGGTATTGGCAATACAACACCGAGCGCCGCCTTGATCTCTGTGTTTACCGGTCACTCTGTTGAGGATGTTACCGGCCGCGGAACAGGCTTAAAAGATGATGCCCTGATTAATAAGCAAAACGTGATTAAATGCGCAATCGAAATTAATCAGTGTGACCCTGCCACGCCAATTGACACCCTGGCTAAAATCGGCGGACTCGAAATTGCTGCGCTCGTTGGAGCAATCCTCGAAGCTTCCTATCAACGTGTACCTATTATTCTCGACGGCATCATTTCATCTGCTGCAGCAATAACCGCAGCAAAACTGGCACCCCTGTCCACTTCCTATATGATTGCTTCTCATAGTTCAGAAGAGCTTGGACAGCATCTAGCGCTTCATCAGCTTGGGCTTAAACCCAAACTTGACTTCCATATGAGACTTGGAGAAGGCACAGGTGCCGCCCTGATGTTCCCGATGGTCGAGGCAGCCCTTAAAGTCGCTGATGAAATGGCCACATTTGAACAAGCTGCAGTTACCACCGGAGACTTCTAAAATCTGCAAAGAAAGATAAAAAAGACATGTACTAAATAATCCGTGCATGTCTTTTTTGCATAATCATCGATAATGGAAACTCTTGATAGTTTAATTAGATCCCAATCTTTTGCATCAGCTTGTCACTTGCTAATACAAAATTCTTGCCGATAGCTGTCTGCATAAACGCCTGAAAAAGAATTCCGAGGTTTGCAGGGATAAGGATCACTTCGATCAACGGATATACGTTAATTTGAGATGCGATCCATCTGGCAGCCAATGACAACCCGGTAAAGAAAACCATGGAAAAAAACAGACAGCGCCGGTAGCTGGAACAATGAGAACCGCCGGTAAACACCCGTAAAGCCAAAGCAGAAAACATTATCACGAGCGTATACACAATGGTACCGAATATTGCAGATACCCCTACGGTTAGAACTAATTCAATCATTACCCCAAGAAGCAAGGCTAAACCATATTCTATTTTCACTTTATGGACGGCGTCCATTTCTTGACCTTTTACCATACGATTTGTCAAATGATGTGCAACACCCTCGAGATCAAACAATTGTTCACCCATCCTCCAGTCTTTGTTTTGGAAAATGATAAGATCAATTACCTTTCTGTGGATAATGTAGAAAATATAGCCATCTAAATATAATTCTATGTACCTTTGGTATTTCCTGCTAAATTGTTTGTTGAAATTACATAATAGTCCTATATGAAATGGCAGCATATAAAAAACGCCTCGTATTTTTTACTCGGCGTTAATCTTCGATATATGCTATTTGTTATTTACACCTTGGTTTTGCTCAAGATTATATTTGAAATCTGCGACACGCTGGACATAACTATCTGGATCAGCTGAGCCGCCGTCTTCCATCTGCTTTTGACAGCCTTCAAGGCCGTAGTGATTAGACATCAGCATCAGATCAAAGACGAACTCATCGGCATAGCCCTGAGCCGCCCAGTAATTCCTGTAGTATGCCAATTTTTTAATATCTGACTTTGCGGTGGTGTCAATTGGGATATTATCAATTCCTTCTGCCTGATAAACTGCTAAAACCAACGCATACGATAAATTGTTTTCCTCACAAAGATTCCGGATCGTGCCCTGCGGGTCTTCCGGCGGGATGCCCTGACCCACGGGAATCTCCTGAACGGCAGCAGACTTACCTTCTGCTTGCTGAACGGAATGAGCACAAACGGATACAATGATAACGAGAGGGATGATAACGGATAAGCTACGAATAAAACCTCTTCTCATAAACATGATGCCCACCCCTTTCCATATGTTTATTTCCTGGATACCTCAATCCCCTTTCGCGAAATACATAAATTTCTTCATTCACCGTTCATATATTCTTATATATATTCTCTCCATAATATATTCTTTTTAATAGAAAAATAGTTTTGCTATCATATTTTTAAGGATATTTTTTTAATTAGACGCATTTTGTTGTGGTGATCTGATGACGGGTTTATTAAAAATTTTAATTAATTATCTGGTTAAAGAATCCGCATAATGTTACAATATTTTTATCCTTCGCAGATTATTTGTAGATAAAAATTTGATAAAGGGTGTAAGAATGGACATTTTTTTAATTATTGGAATCGTTGTAGGTGCTCTTGCCGTAGTCGTAGGCATGATTGTCAAAGGAGCCAATGTAGCTGTGCTATTGAATCCAGCTGCGGCCATTATTATTCTGATCGGGACAACTGCAGCCGTGATGAACTCATTTCCAAAAAAAGAATTCTTGAACATTCCAAAAGTATTAGCTGCCCTTTTTCGAGAAAAACAACCGTATGATGCGGTGTCGTTGATTGAACTTATCACCGATATGGCGATGACAGCCCGTAAAGACGGTTTATTATCCCTCGAACAGACGATTATGGAAATTGAAGACCGCTATTTGCAAAAAGGGCTA is a window from the Dehalobacter sp. DCA genome containing:
- the cobT gene encoding nicotinate-nucleotide--dimethylbenzimidazole phosphoribosyltransferase, encoding MSSLTKFHGLENLKNATEQELEIALQELMGGIKALNQEALAGMKSRVDAKIKPLGSLGVLEDIAQQLAGIFGTTHPKINKKAVLLMAGDHGVVVEGVSAAPQEITKQMFYSYLNGGAGINVLARNAGADVISTDIGIATPLDAPELMAYRVKNGTDNMAKGPAMSRQEAMLAILTGARIAANAIDSGVNLLATGEVGIGNTTPSAALISVFTGHSVEDVTGRGTGLKDDALINKQNVIKCAIEINQCDPATPIDTLAKIGGLEIAALVGAILEASYQRVPIILDGIISSAAAITAAKLAPLSTSYMIASHSSEELGQHLALHQLGLKPKLDFHMRLGEGTGAALMFPMVEAALKVADEMATFEQAAVTTGDF
- a CDS encoding accessory gene regulator B family protein, with translation MGEQLFDLEGVAHHLTNRMVKGQEMDAVHKVKIEYGLALLLGVMIELVLTVGVSAIFGTIVYTLVIMFSALALRVFTGGSHCSSYRRCLFFSMVFFTGLSLAARWIASQINVYPLIEVILIPANLGILFQAFMQTAIGKNFVLASDKLMQKIGI